Within the Candidatus Methylomirabilota bacterium genome, the region TACGTTATATCTTATGATATACACCTGTCAAGCACAAAACTTGACAGACATATCGTATACTTCTATATTGGATTCCACAGAGAACAACCATGGTTGAGCAGCTTGTCATCAACGTAGGGAAAAAGATCAGAGAGCTTCGCCAGCAGCGAGGTCTCTCCCTGCGCCAGCTCAGCGGGCAGATCGAGGTCTCGCCCAGCGCGATCCATAAGATCGAGCAGAATCTCATCTCTCCGACCCTCGGAACCGTCCTCAAGATCGTGAAGGGCCTGGGAACGACTCTCCAATCCCTCCTGGACGAGCACGGCGAGACAAGAGAGGTCGTCTATCTCGCAGAGGCCAAGCGACGGAGTACCCCCGTTCCTGATCTCAAAATCAGCATCCAGCCATTGACCGGCGGGTTACCCAATGAAGCATTCAGCGCCGTATTGTTGACTATCCCCAAGGGCGCCA harbors:
- a CDS encoding helix-turn-helix transcriptional regulator — protein: MVEQLVINVGKKIRELRQQRGLSLRQLSGQIEVSPSAIHKIEQNLISPTLGTVLKIVKGLGTTLQSLLDEHGETREVVYLAEAKRRSTPVPDLKISIQPLTGGLPNEAFSAVLLTIPKGAKMKEREFHHHGEELQLCIKGKVRFTIRDETYLLRRGDSLHFKSYLRHFWENVGNTEARLLMVCSPPIHLGGGSNEG